A portion of the Sulfuricurvum kujiense DSM 16994 genome contains these proteins:
- a CDS encoding beta strand repeat-containing protein, with the protein MILLAQCRELALKAFSMVSLEDIQNYDKSEESLMATNLDIQKMYIAYFGRPADVMGLQYWEAQITAANGSPSAVINAFSASAEYANAYAGQSSAFIVNSLYNNLFGRDAELDGLTYWSTRLDNGTFNVGNVAWAIMTGAQNTDVTALSNKTTAAQAFTDAMDTTAEILGYSGTAAVSSAKTWLSTVTDSQATLTAAQASVGTAVSDSVTAGTASQGQVYTLTTGVDSGAAFTGTANDDTFVAAYDITAAVNTLGGLDVLDGGAGTDTLSLTSASGAAYKMSTTAQISNIESMTIRGDNTVTADVSGTNVTGLGSIAVTTSTAATVTAATTTDVSVSGSTGAIIVDGGKNVTVSDATATTAITIGGGAVNAGTITVTDTNQSTGNIAIDGGTTVDLTTSGRTTGTIKVGDTGAANVATDMASGAITVIANEALASAGTAAAITVEGGSSISITENITASAAAITTASTSGAPGVITGAAIAATGGAATTSITVNQTAAKAAVAAVTAATAVAATTTATFTAVTSGTAVTVNGLTFTAGKDLTAAEVAAAFSGLTAGDKQAGTGPTANGVYTGTSAAAWTTGAVTTVDATHSSVTFTAVNGTAAVTAATNATLAVVSTGTAGATGVTGVLGVVNGGVTVDGNITGTDVLSTVSLNAYGTSTIASDALTSLTLANSAAGVTVTNTAATTLALNLDNLTTGSTVATGATYTTLNITTAGTDSDVTLTAAGVETLTVAGSKAVDLTGATLTALETVTVSGSAGLTIDASGANVTAVNTTATTGTVTATVNADLATYTGGAGVDAVTLSSTTVDKAVNLGAGNDSLTLATGTTALTSEMIAGDGTDTLVMVAADAVTASATTTFETKITSFEKLSLGAAAAVGTVNLANMDDISYVVSANSTGGAIAEVQTFTVTAGTGAAVPEQQTINFDTNTVTTTAGTIIVGGITVTLLGTENQTQIAAAVAAAINGQILTSPATTTTAVTATSALGVVTITYPATANFGAVTVVDGTAVSSGAAVIADNAVAYDSNAGNITIEGVAVAVTAGLTADQVGALIAAANYSATTINTVAYNAATDTVTVTYDAGVDEGNTTTVDTDSTGVTFGAVATTTTGAATGGTSPALTISNMANNGTLELTDAGSGAIVTMTDATSTTADSFNIVTKVNAADLIFGTVDVAGVETVNITATDITPVNTTTGAATISEATMTLSDAAVKSVVIDGNSDLVLTAAGASLTSVNASALTGNLTFSSAVNSATITGGAGDDHLTAAGSAQTLIAGAGNDTLVAGTLATLTGGAGNDTFDMTTQLSNVNSYSTITDLSAGDVILTNSTVFKATAVTLASTAVFQDYANEAIKTSAATDVTWFQFQGNTYVVENDSSATSFTNGTDDIIKITGLVDLSHASFNATSHTIEIA; encoded by the coding sequence GTGATATTATTAGCACAGTGCAGAGAATTAGCGCTAAAAGCTTTTAGTATGGTATCTCTCGAGGATATTCAAAATTACGACAAATCAGAGGAGTCTTTAATGGCAACAAACTTAGATATTCAAAAAATGTACATCGCATACTTTGGCAGACCTGCTGATGTGATGGGTCTTCAGTACTGGGAAGCACAAATAACGGCGGCAAATGGTAGCCCTTCAGCGGTTATCAATGCTTTTAGCGCATCTGCAGAGTATGCAAACGCATATGCTGGCCAGTCAAGTGCATTTATCGTAAACAGCCTTTACAATAACCTTTTTGGCAGAGATGCGGAATTAGACGGTTTGACATACTGGTCAACACGACTAGATAACGGTACATTTAACGTTGGAAATGTAGCATGGGCCATCATGACAGGTGCTCAAAATACAGACGTTACGGCACTTAGCAACAAAACAACTGCGGCACAAGCATTTACAGATGCTATGGACACAACGGCTGAGATCCTAGGGTATAGCGGTACTGCAGCTGTATCATCAGCGAAAACGTGGTTGTCAACAGTTACAGATTCACAAGCTACATTGACGGCTGCTCAAGCGTCAGTAGGAACGGCTGTATCTGATTCTGTTACTGCAGGCACAGCTTCTCAAGGCCAAGTTTACACACTTACTACGGGTGTAGATTCTGGAGCAGCTTTCACAGGTACTGCGAATGACGATACTTTTGTTGCTGCGTATGATATCACTGCAGCAGTTAACACTCTTGGTGGACTTGATGTTCTTGATGGTGGCGCAGGTACAGATACTTTATCGCTTACAAGTGCTAGCGGTGCTGCTTATAAGATGTCTACAACTGCGCAAATCAGCAACATTGAAAGTATGACAATCCGTGGTGACAATACTGTGACCGCAGATGTGAGTGGTACAAATGTAACTGGTCTTGGATCTATTGCTGTTACGACCTCAACTGCTGCGACGGTAACTGCTGCAACAACAACAGATGTATCTGTATCTGGTTCTACAGGTGCAATCATCGTTGATGGTGGTAAAAATGTAACAGTTTCTGATGCAACTGCTACAACTGCTATCACGATCGGTGGTGGAGCAGTAAATGCTGGCACTATCACTGTAACCGATACAAACCAATCAACAGGAAATATCGCAATCGATGGTGGTACAACGGTTGATCTTACTACATCAGGGCGTACTACGGGTACTATTAAAGTTGGTGACACTGGAGCTGCTAACGTTGCAACGGATATGGCAAGTGGTGCTATTACGGTTATTGCTAACGAAGCTTTAGCAAGTGCTGGAACCGCAGCTGCCATTACTGTTGAAGGTGGTTCATCTATCTCTATTACAGAAAACATTACAGCTTCTGCTGCAGCTATTACAACGGCATCAACTTCAGGTGCTCCTGGTGTTATCACTGGTGCTGCGATTGCTGCTACTGGTGGTGCTGCTACAACTTCAATCACGGTAAACCAAACTGCTGCTAAAGCTGCTGTAGCTGCTGTAACTGCTGCTACTGCTGTTGCTGCTACAACGACTGCTACGTTTACTGCGGTTACTTCTGGTACTGCTGTTACTGTTAATGGTTTGACATTTACTGCTGGAAAAGATCTTACTGCTGCTGAAGTTGCTGCTGCATTTAGTGGTTTAACTGCTGGTGACAAACAAGCAGGTACGGGACCGACTGCAAACGGTGTATATACAGGTACATCTGCTGCAGCTTGGACAACGGGTGCTGTTACAACGGTTGATGCAACACACAGTTCAGTTACATTTACAGCTGTAAATGGTACTGCTGCAGTAACAGCTGCAACAAATGCTACTCTTGCTGTTGTTTCGACAGGTACTGCAGGTGCAACAGGTGTAACAGGTGTTCTCGGTGTTGTTAACGGTGGAGTAACTGTTGATGGTAACATCACAGGTACAGATGTATTGTCAACGGTTTCTTTGAACGCTTATGGTACTTCTACAATTGCTTCTGATGCATTGACATCTTTGACACTTGCGAACAGCGCAGCTGGCGTAACGGTTACAAATACTGCTGCAACAACATTGGCATTAAACTTGGATAACTTAACTACAGGTTCAACAGTTGCAACGGGTGCTACATACACTACATTAAACATCACTACTGCTGGTACTGATTCAGATGTTACTTTGACAGCAGCTGGTGTTGAAACATTGACTGTTGCTGGTAGTAAAGCGGTTGATTTGACAGGTGCAACTTTGACAGCTCTTGAAACAGTTACAGTATCAGGTTCTGCTGGATTGACAATTGATGCATCAGGTGCAAACGTTACTGCGGTTAACACTACAGCAACAACAGGAACGGTAACTGCAACGGTTAATGCTGACCTTGCAACGTATACCGGTGGTGCAGGTGTAGACGCTGTAACATTGTCATCAACTACTGTTGATAAAGCGGTAAATCTTGGTGCTGGTAACGATTCATTGACATTGGCTACTGGTACTACTGCATTGACATCAGAAATGATCGCTGGAGATGGTACAGATACATTGGTTATGGTTGCTGCTGATGCGGTAACGGCTTCTGCAACAACAACATTCGAAACTAAAATTACAAGTTTTGAGAAATTGAGCCTTGGTGCTGCAGCTGCTGTTGGTACAGTAAACCTTGCAAATATGGATGATATCTCTTATGTTGTAAGTGCGAATTCTACGGGTGGTGCAATTGCTGAAGTTCAAACGTTTACAGTAACAGCGGGTACAGGTGCTGCAGTTCCTGAACAACAAACTATCAATTTTGATACAAATACGGTAACTACTACTGCTGGTACTATTATTGTAGGCGGTATTACTGTGACATTACTGGGTACTGAAAATCAAACACAAATAGCTGCTGCAGTTGCTGCAGCTATAAATGGACAAATATTAACAAGTCCAGCTACGACTACAACGGCTGTTACTGCTACATCTGCTTTAGGTGTTGTAACAATTACTTACCCTGCTACGGCAAACTTTGGTGCTGTAACTGTTGTAGACGGTACTGCAGTCTCTTCGGGTGCAGCTGTAATAGCGGATAATGCAGTTGCTTACGATTCTAACGCAGGTAACATTACTATTGAGGGTGTAGCTGTTGCGGTTACAGCTGGTTTAACAGCTGACCAAGTGGGTGCTCTTATCGCTGCTGCAAATTACTCTGCTACAACGATTAATACAGTAGCATACAACGCTGCAACTGATACTGTAACAGTAACATACGATGCAGGTGTAGATGAAGGTAACACTACTACTGTTGATACTGATAGTACTGGTGTAACATTTGGTGCTGTTGCTACAACTACTACTGGCGCTGCGACTGGTGGTACAAGTCCGGCACTTACTATTAGTAACATGGCTAACAACGGTACATTGGAACTTACTGATGCTGGTTCTGGCGCGATAGTTACAATGACTGATGCTACAAGCACAACGGCGGATAGCTTCAACATCGTTACAAAAGTGAATGCTGCAGATCTTATTTTCGGAACAGTTGATGTTGCGGGTGTTGAAACAGTGAATATTACTGCGACTGATATTACACCTGTTAACACAACTACTGGTGCTGCAACAATCAGCGAAGCGACAATGACATTGTCAGATGCTGCTGTTAAATCAGTTGTTATCGATGGTAATTCTGATCTTGTTTTGACAGCTGCTGGTGCTTCATTGACGTCTGTTAATGCATCTGCTTTGACTGGTAACTTGACATTCAGCTCTGCTGTAAACAGTGCCACTATCACTGGTGGTGCTGGTGATGATCATCTTACTGCTGCAGGTAGTGCTCAAACATTAATCGCTGGAGCAGGTAACGATACACTTGTTGCTGGTACTCTTGCTACATTGACAGGTGGGGCGGGTAACGATACATTTGACATGACGACTCAGTTGTCAAATGTTAACTCATATTCAACTATCACTGATCTTTCAGCTGGAGATGTTATCCTTACGAATTCAACAGTATTCAAAGCGACTGCTGTTACTCTTGCTTCAACTGCTGTCTTCCAAGACTATGCAAATGAAGCTATTAAAACTAGTGCTGCTACAGATGTAACTTGGTTCCAATTCCAAGGAAACACTTATGTAGTTGAAAATGATTCAAGTGCTACTTCATTTACTAATGGTACTGATGATATTATTAAAATCACTGGTCTTGTTGATCTTAGCCACGCTTCGTTCAATGCTACTAGCCACACTATCGAAATCGCGTAA
- a CDS encoding trypsin-like serine protease, producing the protein MTTQILYTDIRSRALPGEGYDGVVRISAGGYYGTGVLLYDGRAVLTAAHLFDNINTSSATVYFETVGTSSTLVSDTILIHPGYDARNENYDLALIWLSSAPTDAERYTLYRQSDEISQTFTAVGYGRHGSGEAGVDEIYNVAPLRLKAQNKFDVDGADLKFNLGSIMGWAPVNGVQLMADFDDGTIQHDALGELMGRWDRGIGIYEGLIAPGDSGGPAFIGDQVAGIASYVTNLGTGYVHPDIDNTLNSSFGEVAGWQSVSTQQQWIDQNIRAHYIDPPQTPLEVQKSIVEGNSGTQSVYFMLTFTGVRSDPAEWLSVDFSTRDGSAVGGEDYIETHGRLVLYPDENQALIPVEVIGDTVSEMDETFYLDVFNPVGGSFGEGITMLTAVRTIIDNDSLWV; encoded by the coding sequence ATGACTACACAAATTCTATATACTGATATACGTAGCCGTGCTTTGCCAGGTGAGGGGTATGACGGTGTCGTCCGAATTTCGGCAGGCGGCTATTACGGCACCGGAGTGCTCCTGTATGATGGGCGTGCGGTATTGACCGCCGCACATCTCTTTGACAATATAAATACTAGCAGTGCTACCGTTTATTTTGAGACTGTAGGGACGAGCTCAACTCTTGTATCCGATACGATATTAATCCACCCTGGCTATGATGCGAGAAATGAAAACTATGATTTAGCCCTGATTTGGCTCTCTTCCGCCCCTACGGATGCCGAGCGGTACACCTTGTATCGTCAAAGTGATGAGATATCTCAGACGTTTACGGCAGTGGGTTATGGTCGACACGGCAGTGGTGAAGCGGGCGTCGATGAGATCTATAATGTTGCACCATTGCGGCTCAAAGCACAAAATAAGTTTGATGTAGATGGTGCGGATTTAAAATTCAATTTGGGTTCAATTATGGGATGGGCACCTGTGAACGGAGTGCAATTAATGGCCGATTTTGATGACGGCACCATTCAACATGACGCATTAGGTGAGCTTATGGGTCGATGGGACAGAGGAATCGGAATATATGAAGGACTTATTGCACCTGGTGATAGTGGTGGGCCAGCTTTTATCGGTGATCAAGTGGCCGGTATTGCGAGCTATGTAACGAACCTTGGAACCGGATATGTTCACCCCGACATTGATAATACCCTTAATAGCAGTTTCGGAGAAGTGGCTGGATGGCAGAGTGTTAGCACACAGCAGCAATGGATTGATCAAAATATACGTGCACACTATATTGATCCTCCACAAACACCATTAGAGGTGCAAAAAAGTATAGTAGAAGGGAATAGTGGGACGCAAAGTGTCTATTTTATGCTGACATTTACCGGAGTTCGTAGTGACCCTGCTGAGTGGCTTAGTGTTGATTTTTCTACGCGTGACGGCAGTGCTGTCGGAGGAGAGGATTATATAGAGACACATGGTAGATTGGTATTGTATCCGGATGAAAATCAAGCCCTCATCCCTGTTGAAGTGATAGGTGATACAGTGTCCGAGATGGATGAAACATTTTATTTGGATGTATTTAATCCGGTAGGCGGAAGTTTCGGCGAAGGGATAACAATGCTTACAGCTGTTCGGACTATTATTGATAATGACAGTTTGTGGGTCTAA
- a CDS encoding transposase, protein MPRKYRITEPGYYHCISRGVERRNVFLEPDDFDTFLSLFIEIKRDFHLIVHAYCLMTNHYHILIETTQPNISTAMQRLNSLYSIYFNKKYKRSGHLWQGRFHSYYLYDDIHFWYVAKYIERNPIKVSMVENIIEYPYQSFYERKK, encoded by the coding sequence ATGCCCAGAAAATATCGTATTACTGAACCTGGATATTATCATTGCATTTCCAGAGGGGTTGAGAGAAGAAATGTTTTTTTAGAGCCCGATGATTTTGATACATTTCTTTCACTATTTATAGAGATAAAGCGTGATTTTCATTTAATTGTACATGCGTATTGTTTAATGACTAATCACTATCATATTTTGATTGAGACAACCCAACCTAATATTTCAACAGCAATGCAACGGCTAAACTCACTATATTCGATCTATTTCAATAAAAAATATAAGCGGTCTGGTCATTTATGGCAGGGAAGGTTCCATTCGTACTACCTCTACGATGATATTCACTTTTGGTATGTTGCTAAATACATTGAACGCAATCCGATAAAAGTATCAATGGTTGAAAATATCATTGAATATCCTTACCAATCTTTTTATGAGCGAAAAAAATAG